The following coding sequences lie in one Phalacrocorax carbo chromosome 3, bPhaCar2.1, whole genome shotgun sequence genomic window:
- the ROCK2 gene encoding rho-associated protein kinase 2 isoform X1, which produces MSRQPAVKMSAAPVTAEALEPAAGMLEGRQRKLESMIRDPRSPVNVESLLDGLNSLVLDLDYPALRKNKNIDNFLNRYEKIVEKIRALQMKAEDYELVKVIGRGAFGEVQLVRHKMTQKVYAMKLLSKFEMIKRSDSAFFWEERDIMAFANSPWVVQLFCAFQDDKYLYMVMEYMPGGDLVNLMSNYDVPEKWAKFYTAEVVLALDAIHSMGLIHRDVKPDNMLLDKHGHLKLADFGTCMKMDEIGMVRCDTAVGTPDYISPEVLKSQGGDGYYGRECDWWSVGVFLFEMLVGDTPFYADSLVGTYSKIMDHKNSLHFPDDVEISKHAKNLICAFLTDRDVRLGRNGVEEIKHHPFFKSDQWNWDNIRETAAPVVPELSSDIDSSNFDDIEDDKGDVETFPIPKAFVGNQLPFIGFTYYRDNLLLSDSSQSCRENESVQSSKNEFQKKLSKLEEQLSNELQAKDELEQKYRSTNTRLEKIVKELDEEVTSRKNVECAVRQLEREKALLQHKNTEYQRKAEHEADKKRNLENEVNSLKDQLEDLKKRNQNSQISNEKINQLQRQLDEANSLLRSESDTAARLRKNQTESTKQIQQLEANNRELQDKNCLLENAKLKLEKDFLNLQSALESERRDRSHGSEIISDLQGRISSLEEEVKNGKSALAKLEMEKRQLQEKLTDLEKEKSNMEIDMTYKFKVMQQNLEQEEAEHKATKARLADKNKIYESIEEAKSEAMKEMEKKLLEERALKQKVENRLLEAEKQCSMLDCDLKQSQQKINELLRQKDILNEDVKNLTLKIEQETQKRCLTQNDLKMQTQQVNTLKMSEKQLKQENNHLQEIKLSLEKQNNELRKERQEADGQMKELQDQLEAEQYFSTLYKTQVRELKEECEEKTKLCKEMQQKIQELQDERDSLAAQLEITLTKADSEQLARSIAEEQYSDLEKEKIMKELEIKEMMARHKQELTEKDATIASLEEANRTLTSDVANLANEKEELNNKLKEVQEQITKLKEEEANVGNIKAQYEKQLLNERTLKTQAVNKLAEIMNRKGPVKRGADTDVRRKEKENRKLHMELKSEREKLTQMMIKYQKEINEMQAQIAEESQIRIELQMTLDSKDSDIEQLRSQLQSLHIGLDNSSIGSGPGDADADDGFPESRLEGWLSLPVRNNTKKFGWVKKYVIVSSKKILFYDSEQDKEQSNPYMVLDIDKLFHVRPVTQTDVYRADSKEIPRIFQILYANEGESKKEQEFPVEPMGEKSNYICHKGHEFIPTLYHFPTNCEACMKPLWHMFKPPPALECRRCHIKCHKDHMDKKEEIIAPCKVYYDISTAKNLLLLANSTEEQQKWVSRLVKKIPKKPPAPDPFARSSPRTSMKVQPNQSIRRPSRQLPPNKPS; this is translated from the exons GTTCGCCACAAAATGACACAGAAGGTTTATGCAATGAAGCTACTTAGTAAATTTGAAATGATCAAGAGATCAGATTCAGCctttttctgggaagaaagagATATCATGGCCTTTGCCAACAGTCCGTGGGTGGTTCAG CTATTTTGTGCCTTTCAAGATGACAAATACTTGTACATGGTAATGGAATACATGCCAGGTGGAGATCTTGTCAACCTTATGAGCAATTACGATGTGCCTGAGAAATGGGCCAAGTTCTACACAGCCGAAGTTGTTCTTGCTCTTGATGCAATTCACTCCATGGGCTTGATACACCGAGATGTGAAGCCTGACAATATGCTTTTAGATAAACATGGGCATCTGAAGCTGGCAGATTTTGGCACTTGCATGAAAATGGATGAA ATAGGTATGGTGCGCTGCGATACAGCTGTGGGAACGCCCGACTACATATCGCCCGAAGTTCTGAAGTCGCAAGGGGGTGATGGTTACTATGGACGGGAATGTGACTGGTGGTCTGTAGGAGTCTTCCTTTTTGAGATGCTAGTTG gtgatactcctttttatgcagacTCACTAGTAGGAACATACAGTAAAATTATGGATCATAAGAACTCACTACACTTCCCAGATGATGTGGAAATCTCTAAGCACGCGAAGAACCTTATCTGTGCCTTTTTAACTGATAG GGATGTGCGACTTGGGAGAAATGGGGTAGAAGAAATAAAGCATCACCCTTTCTTTAAGAGTGATCAGTGGAACTGGGACAACATTCGAGAGA CTGCTGCCCCTGTTGTTCCTGAGCTTAGCAGTGATATAGATAGCAGCAATTTTGATGACATTGAGGACGACAAGGGAGACGTGGAAACCTTTCCAATCCCCAAAGCCTTCGTGGGAAACCAGCTGCCTTTTATAGGATTTACCTACTATAGAGACAATTT GTTGCTAAGTGACTCCTCTCAGTCTTGCAGAGAAAATGAATCCGTGCAATCTAGTAAAAATGAG TTTCAGAAAAAACTCAGCAAGCTAGAAGAACAGCTCAGTAATGAATTACAAGCCAAAGATGAACTAGAACAGAAGTACAG GTCTACTAATACTCGTTTAGAGAAGATAGTGAAAGAGCTCGATGAAGAG GTAACTTCAAGAAAGAATGTAGAGTGTGCAGTCAGACAGTTAGAAAGAGAGAAGGCTCTTCTTCAGCATAAGAATACAGAAtaccagagaaaagcagaacatgAAGCAGATAAGAAACGCAATTtggaaaatgagg tTAACAGTTTGAAAGACCAGCTTGAAGATCTAAAAAAGAGGAATCAGAACTCTCAAATATCCAATGAGAAAATCAATCAACTACAAAGACAG TTGGATGAGGCCAATTCTTTGCTGCGATCAGAGTCTGATACTGCAGCCAGGTTAAGGAAGAACCAGacagaaagcacaaagcaaATCCAGCAGCTGGAAGCTAATAATCGAGAACTACAAGATAAGAACTGCCTGCTAGAGAATGCTAAACTCAAACTGGAGAAGGACTTCCTCAATCTTCAGTCAGCTCTAGAATCAGAAAGGAGAGATCGAAGTCATGGGTCAGAGATTATCAGTGATTTACAAG GTCGAATATCTAGCCTGGAAGAAGAagtaaaaaatggaaagagTGCATTAGCCAAACTGGAAATGGAGAAGAGACAACTGCAGGAAAAACTTACAGATTTAGAAAAG GAAAAGAGCAACATGGAAATAGATATGACGTATAAATTCAAAGTTATGCAGCAGAACCTTGAACAAGAAGAAGCTGAACATAAAGCCACAAAAGCACGATTAGCAGACAAAAATAAGATCTATGAGTCTATAGAGGAAGCAAAATCTGAAGCCATGAAAG aaatggagaagaaacTCTTGGAAGAGAGAGCTTTAAAGCAGAAAGTAGAAAATCGGTTGTTAGAAGCTGAAAAGCAGTGCTCCATGTTGGACTGTGATCTCAAACAATCACAACAGAAAATCAATGAGCTCCTTAGGCAAAAGGATATACTAAATGAAGAT GTAAAAAACCTGACGTTAAAAATAGAGCAAGAAACACAAAAGCGCTGTCTCACTCAAAATGACCTCAAGATGCAAACGCAACAGGTCAACACCTTGAAAATGTCAGAGAAGCAGTTAAAACAGGAGAATAACCAtcttcaggaaatcaaattaagtctggaaaaacaaaataatgaactCCGCAA GGAACGTCAAGAAGCAGATGGGCAAATGAAAGAGCTTCAAGACCAACTTGAAGCTGAACAGTATTTCTCA ACTCTCTACAAGACGCAAGTTCGAGAACTTAAAGAAGAATGTGAAGAAAAGACCAAACTTTGtaaagaaatgcagcaaaagaTCCAGGAGTTACAGGACGAGAG AGATTCCTTGGCTGCTCAGCTAGAGATTACTTTGACAAAAGCAGATTCGGAACAACTTGCACGTTCCATTGCTGAAGAACAGTACTCTGatttggaaaaagagaaaattatgaaAGAGCTGGAGATTAAAGAGATGATGGCTAGGCATAAACAGGAACTTACTGAGAAAGATGCCACCATAGCCTCT TTGGAGGAAGCAAATAGGACACTAACTAGTGATGTGGCTAATCTTGCTAATGAGAAAGAAGAACTAAATAATAAACTGAAGGAAGTACAAGAAC AAATTACAAAGCTAAAAGAAGAAGAAGCAAATGTAGGAAATATTAAAGCACAATATGAGAAACAGTTGTTGAATGAAAGAACGTTGAAAACCCAG GCTGTGAATAAATTGGCTGAGATCATGAACCGGAAGGGTCCAGTCAAACGTGGAGCTGACACTGATGTACGGcggaaggaaaaggaaaataggaaaCTACATATGGAACTGAAGTCTGAACGAGAAAAGTTAACCCAAATGATGATCAAATATCAGAAGGAAATCAATGAAATGCAGGCG CAAATAGCAGAAGAGAGTCAGATACGGATTGAACTCCAGATGACTTTGGACAGCAAAGACAGTGACATCGAACAGCTTCGTTCACAGCTCCAGTCATTACACATTGGTCTAGACAACAGTAGCATAGGCAGTGGACCTGGAGATGCTGACGCAGATGATGGATTCCCCG aatcaaGATTGGAAGGCTGGCTATCACTGCCTGTTAGAAACAACACTAAAAAATTTGGATGGGTTAAAAAG TATGTAATAGTAAGCAGTAAGAAGATCCTGTTCTACGACAGCGAACAAGATAAAGAACAATCTAATCCCTATATGGTATTAGATATAGA CAAACTCTTCCATGTCCGACCAGTCACTCAGACTGATGTGTACAGAGCAGACTCCAAGGAAATTCCTAGGATATTCCAG aTTCTATACGCAAAtgaaggagagagcaaaaaggaaCAGGAATTTCCTGTGGAGCCCATGGGAGAGAAGTCAAATTATATTTGTCACAAGGGACATGAGTTTATACCTACTCTTTATCACTTTCCAACCAATTGTGAAGCTTGTATGAAGCCACTGTGGCATATGTTTAAACCTCCTCCTGCTCTAGAATGTCGCCGTTGCCATATCAAATGTCACAAAGATCACATGgataaaaaagaagagattatAGCACCTTGCAAAG TGTACTATGATATTTCAACGGCAAAGAATCTACTACTGTTAGCTAATTCTacagaagaacagcaaaaatggGTGAGCCGACTGGTGAAAAAAATACCCAAGAAGCCTCCAGCACCAGACCCCTTTGCTCGATCTTCTCCCAGAACTTCCATGAAGGTACAGCCAAACCAGTCCATCAGACGACCAAGTCGACAGCTTCCTCCAAACAAACCAAG